The DNA sequence AGGGATTGGGCATGGATGAGAGCATCTACGTGTAACGTGATACGGAACGACCAGTGATGGTAAAAAAAGGATTGCCATCGCTCGTTGTGTTGATCAAAAAGTTATTCTGAAAAACTAAATAAAAAATCCTTTGTTTTGACCTTGTTAGGGTGCGAAATGTGAGTCACTTCACGTTCATGTTGTGTCACCTCGATCGTCACAGGAGGGACATCAAACACTTGACGGATATCGACTTTGAACGGTTTGACTTCACGCAAAGAAGCCCCACATCCTTGACACGTATGCACATGGTGGACGATGCGATGATGTGGATGTTCCACTTGACGGAGCGTCGTTCCTTGATGTCCTTCTTGTCCGCCTGGCTTGTTGCCAGATGGTTGACGAGAAGAACGTGTGTTGGCAAAACGGTCAGAAGATGGGGGCCAATGGCTATTGGAGCTGTTTTTTTTCGTGCGTGCTTCCAGCTCTTGAACACGGTACTTCAGTTGTTCATTTTCTTTGCGTAGTTGTTTGTTTTCGTGACGCAAATGTTCATTTTCTTGAACGAGTTGATGAATGAGCTGTTTTTGTTGTTGAACTTTGCCGATTAAGCTCTCAACTGTAAATACAGCTTGTTGTACCGTCAACATGCGATTCACCTCCTTGTCTATCAATATCCACATCATAGACAGGAAATACAAAAAATATTCAGCTCACTTTATGATGTGGCTGAATAGTTACAATTAACCGTCAAGTAGCTGTATCGACGAACGAGCTATCGTCTGGTGCTCAAAATATTTCCGAAGAATTGCAACAAGCCGTACTATTAATAGAAAAAATGGATGAAACGTTTGCGCAAACGGCAGACCGAACCGCGCAAACAGCCCAGTATAGCCATATGGCGGTAGAAGCGATTCGTCATGGGCAAAAGGCGATTGAACAACAAGAAAAATTTATTCGTGATAACGCAGAGGCAACGGCATTAATTGAAAAAGAGACGAACGAGTTTACGGCGTATGCGTTAAATATCGAGCAAATGGCGAAAGCGGTATCGGACATTGCCGAACAGACGAATTTACTTGCGTTAAATGCGGCAATTGACCGATGAACTACAAGCGGTGATGGAGAAGTTTCAGACAAACCATCGCTAAAAGAACCCCCTTTGTTACACATGCGTAACAAAGGGTGCGTTTTTTGGGTTTACGTGAAGGGAGAGAAAGACGTCCTCGAGAGTGCGGCATCGATACGTTCGGTAAATGTCGGGCAACGTGCCGAACGCTTTCACTTCTCCTTGGAACATAATTGCTATCCGGTCGGCGATTTCGACAACATCACGCATAATATGACTGCTAAGAAGAATTGTTTTTCCGTTGTTTCGTAACTCACGAATAAGTTGCTTAAACTGAATCACCCAATACGGATCTAATCCGTTCGTTGGCTCATCGAAAATATAAAGATCAACGTCGGAAAGTAAACATTGTGCGAGATTTAAGCGTTGGCACATCCCTTTAGAGAAAGAGCCAACTTTTTGATGTCGTTCTTCCCATAACCCAACTTTTTTCAACGTTGCTTCAATCGTTACCATACTTGTATTTAAAAACTTTCCGTAATAGCTGATAATTTCAAGCGGGGTCAATTCCTTTGGAAAGTTCATATGATCAGGCATATAAGCAAATCGTTTTTTCTTTTCCGTTGCAAAAGTAATCGTTCCAGCAGTAGGTTGTTCAATCCCAGTAATTAATTTAATGAGTGTGCTTTTCCCTGCTCCGTTTGCTCCGCATAGCACCACGCATTCTCCGCGAGCGATATGAAGATAAACAGGATGCAGCACGCAGCGGTTTTTATATGACTTGGAAACACCATCGATCGTTAAAATAGTGGAGCCGCCCATTTTATCCTTCCCTTCTTTTCAATAAATGCGTAGATAGCAAAATCGCGACCACTGCCATTGCAAATAAGGCGGTCATTGCTGCAATGTTGAGCGTTCCTGTTTTGGTAAACGTTTTTAACACTAAATACTCCGGGCCGAAAATATAGTTGGCATTTAGCTGCTCGATTGCCCATACTCGTAACGTTTCGACAGGGTTCAGCAAGAGAAAAAATAACAAACTTTTTAGCTTCAGAGAATATGGAATAAAATCGATGACCGAAAAAATGACGAATTCGTAAATAAAGACGAGAAAGCTCCATGTCAATAACGTCAGCGATAGTCCTTGCATTCTCGTTACACTCATCGCGCCGATGAGTAGCGAAAGAGCAGAAAAAACAACTATTAGCAATACATTAAGCAAAAGGAACGTTTGAAAAATCGACGTTCCGCGCCAATGACCACTTGCTGCTAAAACAAGCCCAAATACTCCATACGATAAGCCAAGAGCGATGGTGAGTGAACAAACAAGCGCGAGAAATTTGCTGAGCATATAGTAAACGTAAGGAGCGTCATATGTTTTGTATAAAGCAAACCGACCGCTTTCTTTATCCACAAGAATAGAATTTGTGCCAAGAATTAAACATATGGCCGGTAAAAGCCATAAAGACAAGTTCATTAACATCGCAATTGCTCGTGTATATGAAGAGGTTTCGATTTCAGCGGTCGATCTTGTATCGACTACGGTTTTTTTCAGCCCAAAATATTCTGGATTGACGCCGGACGTATTCATATTTTGGTTCACAGAGTCCAGCCCATATTGAACATCCACAGGGTCGGACTGGACGGATTGAATGCCGTAAGCATAAAGAAGCCCAGAAAGAACGAGAAATAAAACAATCATATTGAACAGCCATTTGTTTCGCAATAACATACGTAACTCATAGCGAATCATTGAATAGATGAGCGGAATGTTCATCGCTTTTTCCCCCGTTTAATGGCTATGCATCTTGAATTCCATCATGTTTTGCTTGAGAAGTTCGTCCGCGGAAAACACTTGCCCACCGTGTTCGTTCGCAAATTTTTCTGCTGCTTGTTTCGTTAAAAAGGCGGCGATGCCGTATCCCATTGGGCTTTCGATGGATGAGTCGTGAACAAAATAACTCTTTTGAAAATCAATCCATTCTTTCGAATCATGTGCATGGACGAAGGCAGCGTCGATGTTTTTATGTTGCTGTAGATAAGTTACCATACAGCCGATATCGTCAAACTTCATCGGTTTTCCATCAATTAATACTTCCGCTGCTAACGATGCGTCACGAATCCCCATATGGCATGTATCACAGCTATCGACATTTTCGTTAATTTCTACAGTCTTAGCTGCTTGGGCAGAGCATCCTGCTGTCATCGAAAGGGCAAGCAAAAAAGTGAGTAGTTTACGTTTCATGATACTTCCTCCTCGTCACTAAAAAAGTAGCGCCACTCCATAAAGTCAGTAAGAGAAAAAAACTCAGTTGTGGAATAGGGAAAGGAGCAGCTTCGTTTTTCTTTTCATTGGTATTAGTGTGAGTGTGAATAGTTACAGGTGTTGCCAATGCATGCCGATCAACGATAAACTGATCGGATGGAATTGGTGTATATTGTTCAATCATGTTCCATAATCGGATAGCAGGGCTTTCATAAAAAATTTGCAAAAGCGGTTCTTTTGTCATGAGGTAGTAAGAAGCATCGCCGCTTTTATAGGCATAGTCTACAATATTGTCACGGTTAAGATCCATCGTCTGCCAATCATCGTAATAATTCCCTAACCCTTCCCAACTAAAGGTGTTTTTGTTATTTTTCGCAGAGATGATTTGCCGTATGTTTTTTAAAAAGTTGTTTAAATAAATGGTGTTTTCTTTAGAAGATTTGCCGATGTCTAGTCCGGTGTCGTTTTGCTCAAATATGTTATAGCAAATCGAGCTTTTTTGGACGTTTTCGACATACATCCCTTTTTTGTTTCCGCGCATGATGTTGTTAGTAATTTCAGAGTAAAACGTATCAAACATAAAAATACCGACACCGTCGATTGTTGTGTTCCATTGCAGCACATTTCCAGTCATTAGTACGTAGTCACTTTGCATAATCATAAATCCATTGCGGCTTTCGCTTACCTCATTTTGTGCGATGGCAATATTTTTCGAGTCCATCGTATGAACGCCATATCTTACGTTCCATATTTTATTTTTTTGCACTTCGCAAAAATTAGAGTACGAGATGTAAATGCCGTCTTGTAAGCGAAAAATATTGTTTTCTATTATTTTTGTTTGCGGTGCTTCGGTAAGGTAAATCCCAAAGCCTTTAAACGCTTTTTTTTCGGCAAAACTTGTGATTTGGTTATGCCTGATTTCAGTGCCATATCCGTTCCGAACGACGATTCCGTGGAACACGTCGTGAATAATATTGTTCAACATTTTTGTGCGATTGGCAGTAATATAAATACCAGCATCTTGCGACCCGCTTTGTTGAATGTCTAAGTTGTCAATTACGACATCATCAGCGGCAACGGTTATGACGTTCCCTTCACCTGTTCCGATAATTATTGCTCCATCTTCGCCGCGAATCGTGACCGAGCGGTTGATGACGAGATTTCCACGATAAGTTCCTTTTTTTAGAGTAATGACATCGCCTTGATGGGCGAGCTGTAATGCGCGATGGAGATCGTTTTCATTATGAACAGCAATTTCTTTTGCCATTGCTTTTGGCGCAGCAAGCGATAAAAGCAAAAGGAGAAAAAAGAGAATTTTTTTATGCATGCACTCACCCCTAATGGTATGTTAGGTGCTTTAATGGCCCATCGTGGCCTTGCCGTCGTCTTCGCCGGTTTCGGTGACTTTTAAAATGGCGACGGCTCCTTTTTGTGCATCGTTAAACTGGTGCGTGACAATCGGATAGTTTCCAGGACGAGTGACGGTAAATTCCACGACCGCACCACCGCTCGCTGGAAGCATGACCGTTTGCAATCCTTTCAGATGGTTTGCAGGGTTTCCGTCTAAGTAAACGTCATCGAATACCGTTCCGACAACGTGGAAGGAGCTCACGTGATTTGGACCGACGTTATTGACGTAAATTCTAATACGATCCCCTACTTTTGCCACTAGTGGATGTTCTTTTAATGTAAACGTATCCCCATTTGTATTTCGGTCTCCTTCTTTTAACGCTTTTGTTGAAAAGACGACATGGCTTGGAACGCCATTCGCAAAGTCGTTCATGTCGTTGTATTTGTACCATTCGTTTTGAATAAGTACAAATTCGCGGTCGATGCTTTTATCTGTTGGATAGCCGTTTTTCGGTTTGACGATAATGGTGCCGT is a window from the Geobacillus stearothermophilus ATCC 12980 genome containing:
- a CDS encoding ABC transporter ATP-binding protein gives rise to the protein MGGSTILTIDGVSKSYKNRCVLHPVYLHIARGECVVLCGANGAGKSTLIKLITGIEQPTAGTITFATEKKKRFAYMPDHMNFPKELTPLEIISYYGKFLNTSMVTIEATLKKVGLWEERHQKVGSFSKGMCQRLNLAQCLLSDVDLYIFDEPTNGLDPYWVIQFKQLIRELRNNGKTILLSSHIMRDVVEIADRIAIMFQGEVKAFGTLPDIYRTYRCRTLEDVFLSLHVNPKNAPFVTHV
- a CDS encoding ABC transporter permease subunit, which codes for MNIPLIYSMIRYELRMLLRNKWLFNMIVLFLVLSGLLYAYGIQSVQSDPVDVQYGLDSVNQNMNTSGVNPEYFGLKKTVVDTRSTAEIETSSYTRAIAMLMNLSLWLLPAICLILGTNSILVDKESGRFALYKTYDAPYVYYMLSKFLALVCSLTIALGLSYGVFGLVLAASGHWRGTSIFQTFLLLNVLLIVVFSALSLLIGAMSVTRMQGLSLTLLTWSFLVFIYEFVIFSVIDFIPYSLKLKSLLFFLLLNPVETLRVWAIEQLNANYIFGPEYLVLKTFTKTGTLNIAAMTALFAMAVVAILLSTHLLKRREG
- a CDS encoding nitrous oxide reductase accessory protein NosL, giving the protein MKRKLLTFLLALSMTAGCSAQAAKTVEINENVDSCDTCHMGIRDASLAAEVLIDGKPMKFDDIGCMVTYLQQHKNIDAAFVHAHDSKEWIDFQKSYFVHDSSIESPMGYGIAAFLTKQAAEKFANEHGGQVFSADELLKQNMMEFKMHSH
- the nosD gene encoding nitrous oxide reductase family maturation protein NosD; translation: MHKKILFFLLLLLSLAAPKAMAKEIAVHNENDLHRALQLAHQGDVITLKKGTYRGNLVINRSVTIRGEDGAIIIGTGEGNVITVAADDVVIDNLDIQQSGSQDAGIYITANRTKMLNNIIHDVFHGIVVRNGYGTEIRHNQITSFAEKKAFKGFGIYLTEAPQTKIIENNIFRLQDGIYISYSNFCEVQKNKIWNVRYGVHTMDSKNIAIAQNEVSESRNGFMIMQSDYVLMTGNVLQWNTTIDGVGIFMFDTFYSEITNNIMRGNKKGMYVENVQKSSICYNIFEQNDTGLDIGKSSKENTIYLNNFLKNIRQIISAKNNKNTFSWEGLGNYYDDWQTMDLNRDNIVDYAYKSGDASYYLMTKEPLLQIFYESPAIRLWNMIEQYTPIPSDQFIVDRHALATPVTIHTHTNTNEKKNEAAPFPIPQLSFFLLLTLWSGATFLVTRRKYHET